DNA from Brassica napus cultivar Da-Ae chromosome C4, Da-Ae, whole genome shotgun sequence:
GGAACATTGAACCTCACACTGATCTAATATCTTTGTCTTACGCTTaattataaatgtttgtttctttgtgATTTTACAACTgcgaaaatttatatatgtttttgctATTAGTGTAGTTTCCATTGAGTTTTTGAGGCATATTGCATAAATGAGGAAAACATTACTTTCTTATCAGATAGAATAAGCTAGAATCACTTTCAGCGTAACATCAACGAACTCTCATATCAAACAAACCCGTGATTATTGATTCTATTATTAAGAAAAGCAATCTGATACAAGATTGATAGATTAATCATCATTATATTTAACAATAATATGAGTTTCTCAGCAACTGATGCATTTGTTTCAAGTGGTCTCTCTGCAATAGGTAGCAAGTATATCAACATACGTATAACAAATACGGCGTGTTCGGTGTTCGTTACTTTGTTTTACTTATCTCTTTTAGTGTTTCTATAtctgattttgtttgtttttttactgAGATGTTTTGACAATTTAAGAATGAAAATGAGATGTGTTTCTGATATATCTGACAGGGAAACCTGGTTACGATTATCAAAGCTTTATCAGGTTATGTTCATAGCAAAGGGCTTAAGCTTGGAATCTACTTTGATGCTGTGTATATACACAACTGGCACTCATTATTATGGTAATGCAAGTGAAAAGCAGAGTTATTAAGATTTTTGATCTAACCACTAACAATTTTAACAATACCTCTCATTTAGGTTCATAAGAGATCAGAGATCTCTGGTGATATAGATTGGTGCCAGTTTCATCTTTTGTGACGTATATCCTTGATGTTTGAATGATCATATTGAAACATACAAGCCGAAGGAGGGATATCTCATTACAGAACAAGTTCCATACAAATACGGAAACAACTGTTCCTTGAGCAAAATAAAAGGAACGCGAAGAAGTCAATGTGAAAATCGAGAAAATAACATCTGAAGTGAAATGGTTAAAGGTAGAATCGTCTTTCTTGGGATTGGAACTTGAGAAAGGAAAATCAGTATTTGACtcaatcaaaaaaagaaaaggaatggAATCTATAGAGATAACTACTCTAGAAGATGAGAACGAGATAAAAGTCGTTCTTGCTGAGTCCAATGAAAGGAAGCCAGCAAGGAAATGGTGGAGCTACTGAAGCAGTTGCAGCAAGCAACTCAAGAAGCTGATGAAGCGAGATCATCCTGGCCTTGCTTGTGAAAAGATGCGAATGTTTTGAGAAGaggcaaaggaagaaaaggCTCGACAAGGTACAATGTAGAGCAGTTTATTTGCAGCTAAGAAGAAATTGAGGCTGCTAAAGCTTTTTAGAGGTTTGCATTAGCTGCCATCAAGGTTTTCGAGAGCGAACATGCTTTCAAGTAAAACAATGTTGATTGTCCGTCAAGCCTAACATTGTCACTAACAGAGTAATATGAGCTTAGCAAGTGTACTCATGAGGCTGAAGAAAAAGCCAACACAAGGGTTGCAGAAATTCTGAGATCGAGGTAGccaaagaaacagagaaaataagCAAAGAGAGGTTggaataaataaacaaagataGGGTTAGGAAAATGGAGACACTCGCAGAAGCAACTGAGAAGGCTAAGAAGGCTAAAGAAAGAAGTTAGGTGTAGAGCAAGAggcaaaaaaaatggagaaagaACATgtagtaaagagaaagattggtGATAATGGAGAGAACATTGAGAATATTCAAAGGAAGGTCTTAAGGCGAAAGAGACCAAAGTCTAATGAACCTCAAACAATCATTCAAGAAACATTGTgtatattaccaaaaaaattagTAGCTTAAAAATTCAAAGGATAccaaaatagaaataaaggaaTAACAATCATAAACAAGTTTCATtaactttttatcttttttgcaTAATGTACAttctaatattaagaaaaaactaATTTTGAGTTCTATTTTAAACTTTGACAAttctttatataaaattataatatgcacagtatatatgaaataagagtttaaattaaattacacTTTTGAAAATAACTCGGGCGTAGCCTGGGACCGTCTCTAGTACTCCTAATAAACAATACAGGAGAATTATGGACACTACTAGCCAATTTATAAATCATACCGAAACAGTCAGGTCAACAAAAGGGTATAAACGTAAATTAGCAAAGTTTAAGTTGCTGGTTTTGTTTTCGTTATTACCACTCACATGAACTCTGCATTAAAAACTCTTTCTCCATCAAATCGAAAGGCACAGCCCAACTTTTTCGTAAGTCGCTGTAAAGTTGATTTTGCTCCTTTTTTATATAcacacatcttcttctcctctttaacATCTTCTTTTTGAATCCTCCACCATCTTCTccatctaaaccctaaacaactCCATCAAAGATCCATCAAGATTCTATATAAAACACAAGAACATGCTTGCCGTGCACCGCCCTTCCTCCGCCGTATCAGACGGAGACACCGTCCAGATTCCAACGATGGTTCAAAAACGTTTCCCTTCACTCTCATGCGACGCAACCGCGGCTCGTTTCCACACGCACGAGGTCGGTCCTAACCAGTGTTGCTCCGCCGTGATACAAGAGATCTCAGCCCCTATATCCACCGTATGGTCCGTCGTCAGACGCTTTGACAACCCGCAAGCTTACAAACACTTTCTCAAAAGCTGCAGCGTCATCGACGGAGATGGTGGGAACGTTGGTAGCCTGCGCCAAGTCCACGTCGTCTCCGGCCTCCCCGCTGCTAGCTCCACCGAGCGTCTTGACATACTAGACGACGAGAGGCACGTCATTAGCTTCAGCGTCGTTGGTGGTGACCATAGGCTCTCTAACTATAGATCCGTCACGACTCTTCACTCTTCTCCGGTCTCCGGGACGGTCGTTGTTGAGTCTTACGTCGTTGATGTGCCTCCGGGGAACACTAAGGAAGAGACTTGTGACTTCGTTGACGTTATTGTACGATGCAATCTTCAGTCTCTTGCTAAGATAGCTGAGATATCTGCGGCGGAGGGGAACAAGAAGACGTCCATGTGATATGTGTTTACGTTGTCTGAATAGTTGCGTTAAGATCCGACGTCGTTTCTAGGTTTTTTTAGCCGTCGTGTGATCTATGTTTTTTTGCCGGCTTATTGTgtgaaaaaagaaaatacatTAGTAAATTAATTAATCTCT
Protein-coding regions in this window:
- the LOC106402367 gene encoding abscisic acid receptor PYL4; the encoded protein is MLAVHRPSSAVSDGDTVQIPTMVQKRFPSLSCDATAARFHTHEVGPNQCCSAVIQEISAPISTVWSVVRRFDNPQAYKHFLKSCSVIDGDGGNVGSLRQVHVVSGLPAASSTERLDILDDERHVISFSVVGGDHRLSNYRSVTTLHSSPVSGTVVVESYVVDVPPGNTKEETCDFVDVIVRCNLQSLAKIAEISAAEGNKKTSM